One Diospyros lotus cultivar Yz01 chromosome 1, ASM1463336v1, whole genome shotgun sequence genomic window carries:
- the LOC127796267 gene encoding SNF1-related protein kinase regulatory subunit beta-3, producing MNPCGDDQDEATVVGFEVPNSPESSYNNVYLGNEDEARDPPVVPPQLPHTLLNHPTSRDHSGSLPLPQNVILNHLYIENSREPTRPVVALGITHRFRSKFVTVVLYKPVQRRGSTSN from the exons ATGAACCCATGTGGTGATGATCAA GATGAAGCAACTGTAGTGGGATTCGAAGTTCCAAACTCGCCAGAATCCAGCTACAATAACGTGTACCTGGGAAATGAAGACGAGGCACGTGACCCGCCTGTGGTCCCTCCACAACTGCCACACACATTGCTAAACCATCCGACAAGCAGAGACCATTCTGGATCTCTTCCATTGCCGCAAAATGTGATCCTCAATCATCTTTACATCGAGAACAGCAGGGAACCCACGCGACCTGTTGTGGCACTTGGGATCACCCATCGCTTCCGTTCAAAGTTTGTCACTGTGGTGCTCTACAAACCTGTTCAAAGAAGGGGAAGTACCAGCAATTGA